Proteins encoded in a region of the Stieleria neptunia genome:
- a CDS encoding serine/threonine-protein kinase translates to MPVPSEADDPIDEAFAAYLRSCDEGSVGSREEFLAQFPEMAEELKSLMDAADAIHRFTGASVADSGEIGQAAAAADTVDLKVAGPDDSGDDPAATLPEAHRAKGDPGPTLPYTLGDYELLEVIGRGGMGVVYRATQRMLNRTVAVKMIRGGMLACENDVRRFYTEAQAAARLHHPGIVPVYQFGHEAGHHFFSMALIEGTDLQRKINDGELRIEDAARYVRDVARALEHAHQNDLLHRDMKPANILIDQKDRVHITDFGLAKNLSTDSSVTGSGAAVGTPNYMAPEQAGGHSDRATRQSDVYSLGAILFACVTGRPPLVGDTVVETLMQVVHEPPPAMRAFRSNVPTDLETIVAKCLEKEPRKRFQSAGDLAEDLDAFMEGRPILARPRGRLLKTWHWVSGVPLVGALIGRKIVRTSPGHRRFQAAMLLLLALSPFLFVIGAMLWSRHIEAMPQSVALAGGLEQGSYNRVSQAIADRLERSAAVATRVIASEGSLANRQLLITREVQLAPMQASAISGDDLCVIAPLFYEVAHLLVRAPELLAPPESVGLQFLAGQRIAVGPIGSGSRRAADMILDSLQLPADVAPREVIAWEQLQSPDAPDVALICVGRGSGLVSELLRRDWRLVAIPQGITISMQHPTLRTITIDAKDYRTAGIPDGGLATVGTTAFLVARRDAPSALVQTTLELLYQPPRLFVDLIPRERAAEWQGLDLHHAARRYFESLDIGTR, encoded by the coding sequence ATGCCCGTTCCTTCCGAAGCCGATGATCCGATCGACGAAGCGTTCGCAGCCTACCTGCGTTCGTGTGATGAAGGATCCGTCGGATCGCGCGAAGAGTTTTTGGCACAGTTTCCCGAGATGGCCGAGGAACTGAAAAGTTTGATGGACGCGGCCGATGCGATCCATCGTTTCACCGGGGCAAGCGTTGCGGACTCGGGCGAGATCGGGCAAGCCGCCGCGGCCGCGGACACCGTCGACTTGAAGGTCGCCGGGCCCGACGATTCCGGGGACGATCCCGCCGCGACACTGCCCGAGGCGCATCGTGCGAAAGGCGATCCGGGGCCCACGCTGCCCTACACGCTCGGCGATTATGAACTGTTGGAGGTGATCGGCCGCGGTGGGATGGGCGTGGTCTATCGTGCGACCCAACGCATGCTCAATCGAACCGTGGCGGTCAAAATGATTCGCGGCGGAATGCTGGCCTGTGAGAACGATGTGCGGCGGTTTTATACCGAAGCCCAGGCCGCCGCCCGGCTGCATCATCCGGGAATCGTTCCCGTGTATCAATTCGGGCACGAAGCCGGCCACCACTTTTTTTCGATGGCGTTGATCGAAGGGACGGATCTGCAACGCAAGATCAACGACGGCGAGCTGAGAATCGAAGACGCCGCCCGATACGTTCGCGATGTCGCGCGGGCATTGGAGCACGCCCATCAGAACGATCTGCTGCATCGCGACATGAAGCCCGCCAATATTCTGATCGATCAAAAGGATCGTGTTCACATCACCGATTTTGGCTTGGCCAAGAATCTGAGCACCGACAGCAGCGTGACCGGCAGCGGTGCGGCCGTGGGGACGCCCAATTACATGGCGCCCGAGCAGGCGGGGGGGCACAGCGATCGGGCCACGCGGCAAAGCGACGTGTATTCACTCGGTGCGATCCTGTTTGCCTGTGTCACCGGGCGACCACCCCTGGTCGGCGACACGGTCGTGGAGACGTTGATGCAGGTCGTGCACGAGCCGCCGCCGGCGATGCGTGCGTTTCGCAGCAACGTGCCGACGGATTTGGAGACGATTGTTGCCAAATGTTTGGAAAAGGAACCTCGCAAACGCTTTCAATCGGCCGGAGACCTCGCCGAAGACCTGGACGCGTTCATGGAAGGCCGACCGATTCTGGCGCGGCCCCGCGGGCGGTTGCTGAAAACGTGGCATTGGGTTTCCGGCGTCCCCTTGGTCGGCGCCTTGATCGGTCGCAAGATCGTGCGCACCTCACCCGGACACCGCCGTTTCCAGGCCGCGATGCTGTTGCTGTTGGCCCTCTCGCCGTTCCTGTTTGTCATCGGGGCGATGCTCTGGAGCCGTCACATTGAAGCGATGCCGCAATCGGTGGCGTTGGCCGGTGGGCTGGAACAAGGCTCCTACAACCGTGTCTCGCAAGCGATCGCCGATCGGTTGGAACGCTCGGCCGCAGTGGCGACGCGTGTCATCGCCAGCGAAGGGTCGCTGGCCAACCGCCAACTGTTGATCACCCGAGAGGTCCAGCTTGCGCCGATGCAGGCCTCGGCGATCAGCGGTGACGATTTGTGTGTCATTGCACCATTGTTTTATGAAGTGGCGCATCTGCTAGTCCGTGCGCCCGAACTCTTGGCCCCACCTGAATCCGTCGGCTTGCAGTTTCTGGCCGGACAACGCATCGCGGTCGGTCCGATCGGCAGCGGTTCGCGCCGCGCCGCGGACATGATCCTGGATTCGCTGCAACTTCCCGCCGACGTCGCGCCGCGTGAAGTCATCGCCTGGGAACAGTTGCAATCGCCGGACGCACCCGATGTCGCGCTGATCTGTGTCGGCCGTGGCAGTGGCCTGGTTTCGGAATTGCTGCGGCGCGATTGGCGTCTGGTCGCGATCCCGCAAGGCATCACGATCTCCATGCAACACCCGACGCTGCGGACGATCACGATCGACGCAAAGGATTACCGGACCGCAGGCATTCCCGATGGGGGGCTGGCGACGGTCGGCACCACCGCCTTTTTGGTCGCCCGTCGAGACGCGCCCTCGGCTCTGGTGCAAACCACGCTGGAACTGCTGTACCAACCCCCGCGGCTGTTCGTCGACCTGATCCCCAGGGAACGTGCCGCCGAATGGCAGGGATTGGATCTTCATCACGCCGCACGACGCTACTTCGAATCGCTCGACATCGGAACGCGATGA
- a CDS encoding putative bifunctional diguanylate cyclase/phosphodiesterase, whose protein sequence is MTDFETERRVLIIDDQSQIHETFARIFQCDQRSEHELDDFEARFLLDDSEPQASQRSSAPVFALTHAYGGEEGVYEVQKSVEAGERFSVAFVDMRMPRGMDGLATIRRLWRIDADLQVVICTAYSDHTWDDIVRSLGYSDKLLLLRKPFEHDEARQLALALSEKYRLSIRQEEKLQLLKSEVNRRRKAESELRDMAHRDALTALPNRPFLIEKLEQVLANQGPRRRSHDALLFLDLDNFKIINDSLGHEAGDDLLNQVAVRLQECVRDHDTASRCSDSVETSNDAAGDETIRLGGDEFVVLLERLAHRDDALLVARRIVQRICEPFSLGDRLVTVGTSVGVAFIDDSLADGHEALRNADTAMYQAKNSGKGQIAVFDQTMHDAVVARHELEAQLRVALREEKFELRYQPIVNLKSCEIQGVEVLSRWRGDDGEYVPPSEFVPVAEEIGLINHFGEWVLERSMREFSAMMASFEDAQRPQVYLGVNISRRQLADPFFIDRLQAIIDRTRFKWSLKLEMSENGDTRHNERSLQTMLDLHQSGVGIHIDDFGKGNSSLTCFHDYPIETVKIDRTFTASITIDHGHAIITQAIVQLAHHLMANIVCQGVESAQQLNLLQQWGCDLAQGYIFAPPLDIVQLERLLITPGESDGIKILKSTVPAPVTMPGGTTGGIQLPSR, encoded by the coding sequence ATGACAGACTTTGAAACGGAACGCCGCGTTCTGATCATTGATGACCAATCACAGATTCACGAAACGTTTGCGCGCATCTTTCAATGCGATCAACGCAGTGAACATGAATTGGATGATTTCGAGGCGCGTTTCCTGTTGGATGACTCCGAGCCGCAAGCGAGCCAGCGGTCCAGTGCACCGGTCTTCGCCCTGACGCATGCCTACGGCGGCGAAGAAGGCGTCTATGAAGTCCAAAAATCGGTCGAAGCGGGAGAGCGGTTTTCCGTCGCCTTTGTCGACATGCGAATGCCCAGGGGAATGGACGGATTGGCGACCATCCGCCGGTTGTGGCGGATCGATGCCGATTTGCAAGTCGTCATCTGCACCGCCTACAGCGATCACACCTGGGACGATATCGTTCGCAGCCTCGGCTACAGCGACAAGTTGTTGCTGCTCCGCAAACCCTTTGAACATGACGAAGCACGTCAATTGGCGTTGGCGCTCAGCGAGAAATATCGTCTCTCGATCCGACAGGAAGAGAAGCTCCAACTGCTCAAGAGCGAAGTGAATCGGCGGCGTAAAGCGGAATCGGAACTGAGAGACATGGCGCATCGGGACGCGCTCACCGCGCTTCCCAATCGTCCGTTTTTGATCGAAAAACTGGAACAAGTCCTCGCCAACCAGGGGCCGCGGCGGCGATCCCATGACGCGCTGCTGTTTCTCGATCTGGACAATTTCAAAATCATCAACGACAGCCTCGGCCACGAGGCCGGTGATGACCTGCTCAATCAGGTCGCCGTCCGGCTTCAAGAATGCGTTCGCGATCACGACACCGCTTCCCGCTGCAGCGATTCGGTCGAAACCAGCAACGATGCGGCCGGCGATGAAACGATCCGCTTGGGCGGCGATGAGTTCGTCGTGCTGCTGGAACGGTTGGCCCATCGCGACGACGCCCTGCTGGTCGCCCGGCGGATCGTCCAGCGGATCTGTGAACCCTTTTCGCTCGGTGATCGACTGGTCACCGTCGGGACCAGCGTCGGAGTCGCATTCATCGATGACTCGCTGGCCGACGGCCACGAAGCCCTTCGCAACGCCGACACGGCGATGTATCAGGCCAAAAATTCGGGCAAAGGCCAGATCGCGGTGTTTGACCAAACCATGCACGATGCGGTCGTCGCCCGGCATGAGCTGGAAGCACAGCTTCGCGTCGCGTTGCGGGAGGAAAAATTTGAACTGCGCTACCAACCGATCGTGAATCTGAAGAGCTGCGAGATTCAAGGCGTCGAAGTCCTGTCGCGATGGCGAGGTGACGACGGAGAATACGTGCCCCCGAGCGAATTTGTGCCCGTTGCCGAAGAGATCGGATTGATCAACCATTTCGGCGAATGGGTGCTCGAACGATCGATGCGTGAATTCAGCGCCATGATGGCGTCGTTTGAGGACGCACAGCGACCGCAAGTCTATCTGGGCGTCAACATTTCGCGGCGCCAGCTCGCCGATCCCTTCTTCATCGATCGGCTGCAAGCGATCATCGATCGCACGCGGTTCAAGTGGTCGCTGAAACTGGAAATGTCCGAAAACGGAGACACCCGTCACAACGAACGCTCCCTGCAAACGATGTTGGATCTGCACCAAAGCGGTGTCGGGATTCACATCGACGATTTTGGCAAAGGCAATTCGTCGCTGACCTGCTTTCACGACTATCCGATCGAGACCGTGAAGATCGATCGCACGTTCACCGCCTCGATCACGATCGACCATGGGCATGCGATCATCACCCAAGCCATCGTTCAACTCGCGCACCACCTGATGGCAAACATCGTCTGCCAAGGCGTCGAGTCGGCTCAGCAATTGAATCTGCTGCAACAGTGGGGATGCGACCTCGCCCAAGGCTACATCTTTGCGCCGCCGCTGGATATCGTCCAACTGGAACGATTGCTGATCACCCCCGGTGAAAGCGACGGGATCAAAATCCTGAAGTCCACCGTTCCGGCCCCGGTGACGATGCCCGGTGGCACGACCGGCGGGATTCAACTGCCCAGCCGCTGA
- a CDS encoding sensor histidine kinase has translation MSTRPPLSHDPPNADEPPGAPSDGHGETIGETIPEATSGATAGRTDAGARSDETAPTKTAATNKNERPPRDSPDRDGTSGDRDDSIPTLSASQFESEHSQSLRSKLVLALALMLGVVVGIDEIVRQKVIAPEFANLERVAALKDTNRVLSAINTEVEFLSETAAQDAIRIDIHLRAQDGGDPAEQLASAMPLGMLGQGKRVEWAAITRQDGNWTWLTTTAPATEDDSEDEASSTRPDLADLEFPGIAKRIAAQRDVASGSDDANTVRGMTRGSDGQLYLFAAVPLYQRTHGVPHRNHHGAVGRQTPASFYVVGRQFGDAVMTDLQQRTSVLFSVRPLTHDVTLKQSIEVEPTDSSLLCVRWPLLSPSGSPLAELSVHLPREVTSRSNRTTAFARYLSLCGACASLLLLLLLLQRIVIGRIERIREHTEQIARTGIISEETGAPVLRVAGHDEIGQLAQSFDRMRTRLGDAQRRLSDASHAAGMSLVADTVIHNVGNVLTNVNSLIETATRRVESLRIEPLEKLASRLRQDDVDIALQRATPDYLQRLSATLEDDKDDLAALLQTLNDNIQHIHQVIRDQRRHANQPIKWAHLDVNGVIAEAVRCSQARLEKDNVSVDFKRENDVLIWTDRSLLLQILINIITNAGNATQDICHRQPTLTIDLIRTKTTVRLRFRDNGCGMDEATLARVFDAHFTTRQSGSGLGLHFCAIAMKRIGGAIHAESDGPDRGATFILEVPVVKPSDESDPGHSSEAPDLVGTASGSSGSHR, from the coding sequence ATGTCGACGCGTCCACCTCTCTCACACGATCCACCCAACGCCGACGAGCCCCCGGGCGCGCCGTCGGATGGGCACGGTGAGACAATCGGTGAGACCATTCCTGAAGCGACCAGCGGTGCAACCGCCGGGCGTACGGATGCCGGCGCGAGATCGGACGAGACGGCGCCGACGAAAACAGCGGCGACGAACAAAAACGAACGCCCACCACGGGATTCGCCGGACCGAGACGGCACGTCGGGCGACCGAGACGATTCGATCCCGACGCTCTCGGCGAGTCAATTCGAAAGCGAACATTCACAATCGCTGCGGAGCAAGTTGGTCTTGGCGCTGGCGTTGATGTTGGGCGTGGTGGTCGGCATCGATGAAATCGTCCGGCAAAAAGTGATCGCGCCCGAATTCGCCAACCTGGAACGCGTCGCCGCACTCAAGGACACCAATCGAGTGCTCTCGGCGATCAACACCGAAGTCGAATTCCTCTCCGAAACCGCGGCCCAGGATGCGATCCGCATCGACATCCATCTGCGGGCCCAGGACGGTGGCGATCCTGCCGAACAGCTTGCCAGCGCGATGCCGCTGGGGATGCTCGGTCAGGGGAAACGCGTCGAGTGGGCTGCGATCACCCGTCAAGACGGAAATTGGACTTGGCTGACGACGACCGCGCCCGCTACAGAAGACGATTCAGAAGACGAAGCGTCCTCGACGCGACCCGACTTGGCCGACCTCGAATTTCCCGGCATCGCCAAGCGGATCGCGGCTCAGCGAGACGTAGCGAGCGGTTCGGACGACGCGAACACCGTTCGCGGGATGACGCGTGGCAGTGACGGCCAGTTGTACTTGTTCGCCGCCGTTCCGCTGTACCAACGCACCCACGGCGTGCCGCATCGCAACCACCACGGTGCCGTGGGGCGTCAGACGCCGGCATCCTTCTACGTCGTCGGTCGCCAGTTCGGTGATGCGGTGATGACGGATCTTCAGCAACGGACCAGCGTTCTGTTTTCCGTTCGCCCGCTGACGCATGACGTGACATTGAAACAGTCCATTGAGGTGGAACCGACCGACAGTTCGCTGCTGTGTGTCCGCTGGCCGCTGTTGAGTCCGTCCGGCAGCCCGTTGGCGGAACTGAGCGTCCATCTGCCACGGGAAGTCACCAGTCGCAGCAACCGGACCACCGCCTTTGCCCGCTATCTTTCATTGTGTGGGGCCTGTGCTTCGTTGTTGCTGTTGTTGCTGTTATTGCAGCGGATCGTGATCGGGCGGATCGAGAGGATTCGTGAGCATACCGAACAGATTGCACGCACCGGGATCATTTCCGAGGAGACCGGCGCACCGGTCTTGCGGGTCGCCGGGCACGACGAGATCGGCCAGTTGGCCCAGTCCTTCGATCGGATGCGGACACGTTTGGGCGACGCCCAGCGACGGCTCTCCGACGCCTCGCACGCGGCCGGAATGAGTTTGGTGGCCGACACCGTGATTCACAACGTCGGGAATGTGCTGACGAACGTCAACAGCCTGATCGAAACCGCGACGCGACGCGTGGAAAGCTTGCGGATCGAACCGCTCGAAAAGCTCGCCTCTCGGTTGCGGCAAGACGACGTCGACATCGCCCTGCAACGCGCGACGCCGGATTATCTGCAGCGTTTGAGCGCGACCTTGGAGGACGACAAAGACGATTTGGCCGCCCTGCTGCAAACGCTCAATGACAACATCCAGCACATTCACCAGGTGATTCGTGACCAGCGGCGGCATGCCAACCAGCCGATCAAATGGGCGCACCTGGACGTCAACGGTGTGATCGCCGAAGCGGTCCGTTGCAGCCAGGCTCGGCTGGAAAAGGACAACGTCTCGGTCGACTTCAAGCGAGAGAATGATGTTCTCATTTGGACCGATCGGTCGCTGTTGCTGCAAATCCTGATCAATATCATCACCAATGCCGGCAACGCCACGCAGGACATCTGTCACCGACAGCCGACACTCACGATTGATCTGATCCGCACCAAAACGACCGTCCGGCTTCGATTCCGTGACAACGGTTGCGGGATGGATGAAGCCACCCTGGCGCGCGTTTTTGATGCCCACTTCACGACCCGCCAGTCGGGAAGCGGATTGGGGCTGCATTTCTGCGCGATCGCCATGAAACGAATCGGCGGGGCCATTCACGCCGAAAGCGACGGTCCCGATCGGGGCGCCACCTTCATCCTCGAGGTGCCGGTCGTCAAACCGTCCGACGAAAGCGACCCCGGACATTCCAGCGAAGCTCCCGATCTGGTCGGTACCGCCAGCGGATCTTCCGGCAGCCATCGATGA
- a CDS encoding TlpA disulfide reductase family protein codes for MSMRHTDPRPFRHRTRKLSRVLVVFAAALLVGCGGSDAPNDASSDSPSPEPASVEAGDSTGSENAGESTSPATPAMSATPAVPAGGSGIQLPDQAVEIGDEAGAPSGQAQPESGGPTQPGAGGIEMPDLDPAPPSDDSSDDSAADAGQSNSGVDLQFASWSAIESHAKSTGKITVVDLWSTVCEPCVKEFPGLVRLSKSMSDDVVCIGVAVDYDGRKSRPPEYYSDKVTAFLGAMGADFENYLCNTPSDDVFATVGIPSIPAVLIFDADGKQVKQFVDAGDTVGFSYEADVVPFVEKLAG; via the coding sequence ATGTCCATGCGTCACACCGATCCAAGGCCTTTCCGACACCGGACTCGCAAGCTGTCCCGTGTTCTCGTCGTCTTCGCAGCCGCCCTCTTGGTCGGCTGTGGCGGCAGCGACGCACCAAACGACGCATCAAGCGACAGCCCGTCGCCCGAGCCGGCGTCCGTCGAAGCCGGCGACTCGACCGGCAGCGAAAACGCCGGCGAATCGACCTCCCCCGCGACACCGGCGATGTCAGCAACGCCGGCGGTGCCGGCCGGCGGCAGCGGCATCCAGCTTCCCGATCAAGCGGTCGAAATCGGCGATGAAGCCGGCGCCCCCTCGGGCCAAGCCCAGCCCGAATCCGGCGGACCGACCCAACCGGGGGCCGGCGGCATTGAAATGCCCGATCTCGATCCCGCCCCCCCGTCCGATGATTCGTCCGATGATTCAGCGGCGGATGCAGGGCAAAGCAACAGCGGCGTGGACTTGCAATTCGCGAGCTGGTCGGCGATCGAATCCCACGCCAAATCGACCGGCAAGATCACCGTCGTCGACCTCTGGTCCACCGTTTGTGAACCCTGCGTCAAGGAATTCCCCGGACTCGTCCGGCTCAGCAAATCCATGTCCGACGACGTGGTCTGCATCGGCGTGGCGGTGGACTACGACGGACGAAAATCGCGTCCGCCGGAATACTATTCGGACAAGGTCACCGCCTTCCTGGGTGCAATGGGCGCGGACTTCGAAAACTACCTGTGCAACACGCCGAGCGATGACGTCTTTGCAACCGTCGGAATTCCTTCGATCCCCGCCGTGCTGATTTTTGACGCCGATGGAAAACAGGTCAAACAGTTCGTCGATGCCGGTGACACGGTCGGTTTTTCGTATGAAGCCGACGTCGTTCCGTTTGTCGAAAAACTGGCCGGATGA
- a CDS encoding sigma-70 family RNA polymerase sigma factor produces MTATDGDMSTTELVVASKAGDNSALGQLLEQYRGYLLMLAHRNLSEQLRRRVDPGDIVQVTFLEAKRDLHSFRGDSPGEFAAWLRGMLKNNVATAVTRHVMTQKRSIRREVNADAKQGNDSGGAPWIAQLPGSTTSPSGVVIKEETAVALLEALHQLPETQAEAIRLRYMEGLPLAIIVERMGKSDTAVAGLLKRGLQKLRTIIDPKNNPYM; encoded by the coding sequence ATGACCGCAACTGATGGAGACATGTCGACGACCGAATTAGTGGTCGCATCCAAAGCCGGCGACAATTCGGCGTTGGGGCAATTGCTGGAACAGTATCGCGGGTACTTGTTGATGCTCGCGCATCGCAATTTGTCCGAACAGCTTCGCCGCCGCGTCGATCCGGGGGACATCGTTCAAGTCACGTTTTTGGAAGCAAAACGCGACCTGCATTCCTTTCGTGGCGATTCGCCGGGAGAGTTTGCCGCGTGGTTGCGTGGCATGTTGAAAAACAACGTCGCCACGGCCGTGACGCGTCACGTCATGACGCAAAAGCGGAGTATTCGTCGAGAAGTCAATGCCGATGCCAAGCAGGGAAACGATTCGGGCGGTGCACCCTGGATCGCCCAATTGCCCGGCAGCACCACCAGCCCTTCCGGTGTGGTGATCAAGGAGGAAACAGCCGTCGCCCTGTTGGAAGCATTGCATCAATTGCCCGAAACGCAGGCCGAAGCGATCCGATTGCGTTACATGGAAGGTTTGCCGCTGGCAATCATCGTCGAGCGGATGGGAAAATCCGACACCGCCGTCGCTGGCTTGCTAAAACGAGGGTTGCAGAAACTGCGGACCATCATTGATCCCAAGAACAATCCGTACATGTAG
- a CDS encoding sulfatase, translating to MIPRLLAACLAVSLTSATAAAVQPPREIKNVVMIVADDLKASVLGCYGDKVCATPNLDRLARNGMVFRRAYCQGTWCLPSRISFMFGRYRDKQNVSLGQHLQTHGLSSTRVGKIFHMRVPGDIIAGTDGQDHPACWSARFNSPGPEAHTPGEYACLNLNIVTRDLQNRQSTRMPHRMFVSVKGDADGTEQPDYKSASKAIELLKQSPERPFFLAVGLVRPHYPMVAPGKYFEPYGIERIEMPANWHDDTDDIPKLGIAKTNNRKNAIGNYPENQKRMWAAYYASVTFMDHQVGRILDALEDSPHRDQTAVIFTSDHGYHLGEHGFWQKSNLHEEVIRVPLLIDAPGMPSGQSDSLAELVDLYPTICDLVGVPVAAAAEGTSLMPVLADSTAGVKSEALSFQNGTSIRTDRWHMMRYDDDSEELYDMHNDPGETTNLANRSQYAEVLQRLRERLRERTDHFTERKTQR from the coding sequence ATGATTCCACGATTGCTCGCCGCCTGCCTTGCCGTCTCCCTTACCTCCGCGACGGCCGCGGCCGTCCAGCCGCCGCGTGAAATCAAAAACGTCGTGATGATCGTCGCCGACGATCTCAAGGCGAGTGTGCTGGGGTGTTATGGCGACAAGGTCTGTGCGACACCCAACCTGGACCGCCTTGCCCGCAACGGGATGGTTTTCCGACGAGCCTATTGCCAGGGGACCTGGTGTTTGCCCTCGCGGATCTCCTTCATGTTCGGCCGCTATCGGGACAAACAGAATGTTTCCCTGGGACAGCACTTGCAAACCCACGGACTCAGCAGCACCCGTGTCGGCAAAATCTTTCACATGCGTGTCCCGGGCGACATCATCGCCGGGACCGACGGCCAGGACCATCCGGCGTGTTGGTCGGCGCGGTTCAATTCGCCCGGACCGGAGGCGCATACGCCGGGCGAGTACGCGTGTTTGAATCTGAATATCGTGACGCGTGATTTGCAGAATCGACAATCCACCCGAATGCCCCATCGCATGTTCGTGTCGGTCAAGGGCGATGCCGATGGGACCGAGCAACCGGATTACAAATCGGCCAGCAAGGCGATTGAACTTTTAAAGCAGTCGCCAGAACGCCCGTTCTTTCTCGCCGTCGGGCTGGTGCGACCGCATTACCCGATGGTTGCCCCCGGCAAGTACTTTGAGCCGTACGGCATTGAACGCATTGAAATGCCGGCCAACTGGCACGACGACACCGACGACATTCCGAAACTGGGGATCGCCAAGACCAACAACCGGAAGAACGCGATCGGAAACTACCCCGAGAACCAGAAACGCATGTGGGCCGCCTACTACGCCAGCGTGACGTTCATGGATCATCAGGTCGGGCGAATCCTGGACGCCCTGGAGGATTCACCCCACCGCGATCAGACGGCGGTGATCTTCACCAGCGATCACGGTTACCATCTCGGGGAGCATGGGTTCTGGCAGAAGAGCAACCTGCACGAGGAAGTGATCCGCGTCCCGTTGCTGATCGACGCCCCCGGCATGCCATCCGGTCAATCCGATTCGCTCGCCGAGTTGGTTGATCTGTACCCGACGATCTGTGACTTAGTCGGTGTGCCGGTCGCGGCGGCCGCCGAGGGGACCAGCCTGATGCCGGTGCTTGCCGACTCGACCGCCGGCGTGAAATCCGAAGCGCTCTCGTTTCAAAATGGAACGTCGATTCGCACCGACCGCTGGCACATGATGCGTTATGACGACGACAGCGAAGAGCTCTACGACATGCACAACGACCCCGGTGAAACGACCAATCTGGCGAACCGATCTCAATACGCCGAGGTGCTCCAGCGGCTGCGGGAACGACTACGCGAGCGAACCGATCACTTCACCGAGCGGAAGACCCAGCGGTAA